In the Fusarium oxysporum f. sp. lycopersici 4287 chromosome 9, whole genome shotgun sequence genome, one interval contains:
- a CDS encoding hypothetical protein (At least one base has a quality score < 10), giving the protein MDLTASSIASASQRVIKKEEDDYDDECVLPSSSKHTAMKGGPKQAICIDYDDDDDDDESISGPSTQPQKALGSDSLTIVKDESDEDKKSFTMKRLKSQNNQAVTVEEFCDTIVANPEPNDEDTDDEDGPDSAHEEDSDYHDSDNSEDSGDSGDSDDSEAQEKQVKSKQGTRDASTVKKLIRKCEILRNDLFYRQQKGEKLTPKEQQKIETLNAKITNAKKALAIDAKNARESPAKTAREYWQRYLKRKEEKEDRKRKRAGDETTANKFQKTAIQAGPFGGVEHPCFSRAAALFTSSRPEDSDDDNTRPANRIKATTHEAQIKQIMAGIPEGNDTRHTKTQKRDLIKAKKCFGYRMIKAIDGKWKLKGMETPLHNQQLVGATWMAMREAMGLHPAGGILADEMGLGKTITALATIIGHPAEREDRMEGYGKATLVIADSPHSASRTWMDQISNHTSEKFANKCLVYAKDNRTAKWWSTKNVVKKEYKKLKAQWAGDEDGFQQALSKKLGQLFKINWYRIILDEAHGIKNQYSSGWKFIGCKFATTMRRYRAEYIRSQQDAQESEDLPDDESEADFEGDENNGSKSLDAYRIQSLRCMRILQLTSHPLNLEKFYREEDHEAYIDLTLKRLKSEITQSSIDADQKALEVSLKPAYSSGLRQLELAIKDKFGGSKEMAELLALSANENTVKDITCAFCRKRTPPANPVQSSNRLHFHCNQWHNQNRPTSCDAAVKAIKGFKEPGRDSIGTRWTGGPKDKASFFRAVCGRDDIDYGPVKMPLSSKVKATLAVMLTWMKEAPDDKTIIYVQWTRTAKSLGCVLESMGINFLYYNRMANKKQKARALDEFASNPETKILVSSMKCGGQSLNLQMANRVIIVDEWWNKAVEEQAFKRVYRTGQLKETHLVRIMAKDTIDERVIMLQDAKEEVIRAALQDGEMQPHFSNYLQYQMLFSGKDKQTLIAEMEKETRAKQAKQ; this is encoded by the exons ATGGATCTTACAGCATCGTCTATCGCCAGCGCTAGCCAGCGGGTTAtaaagaaagaggaagacgattATGATGACGAATGCGTTCTGCCCTCTTCAAGCAAGCATACAGCAATGAAGGGTGGCCCGAAGCAGGCCATCTGCATCGAttatgatgatgacgacgacgacgacgagagTATTTCGGGGCCGTCTACCCAGCCCCAGAAAGCTCTAGGTAGTGACAGCCTAACTATCGTCAAGGACGAAAGCGATGAGGATAAGAAGAGCTTCACGATGAAAAGATTGAAGTCTCAAAATAATCAGGCCGTTACAGTCGAAGAGTTCTGTGATACGATCGTTGCTAACCCGGAGCCCAATGACGAAGATACGGATGATGAGGACGGTCCAGATTCCGCACATGAAGAGGACTCAGATTATCACGATTCAGACAATTCAGAAGATTCAGGCGACTCAGGCGACTCAGACGATTCGGAAGCTCAAGAGAAGCAAGTCAAGTCGAAACAGGGTACTCGTGATGCCTCAAcagtcaagaagcttatcAGAAAATGCGAAATTCTAAGAAACGATCTGTTCTACAGGCAGCAAAAAGGGGAAAAGTTGACCCCCAAGGAGCAGCAGAAAATAGAGACACTTAACGCAAAGATCACCAACGCGAAGAAAGCACTTGCTATTGATGCGAAGAACGCAAGAGAGTCCCCGGCTAAGACGGCTCGGGAGTACTGGCAGCGCTATTTGAAACgaaaagaggaaaaagaggACAGAAAGCGCAAACGTGCTGGCGATGAGACAACCGCGAACAAATTTCAAAAGACAGCCATCCAAGCTGGACCTTTTGGTGGAGTTGAGCACCCTTGTTTCTCGAGAGCAGCAGCCTTATTTACCTCAAGCAGGCCAGAAGACAGCGATGACGACAACACTAGACCGGCGAACAGGATCAAGGCCACAACCCATGAAGCTCAGATAAAGCAGATCATGGCTGGTATTCCTGAGGGAAACGACACTAGACACACGAAGACACAGAAGCGTGATCTAATCAAAGCTAAAAAGTGCTTCGGGTACAGAATGATCAAGGCTATTGACGGGAAGTGGAAGCTCAAAGGGATGGAAACCCCTTTGCACAACCAGCAGCTCGTGGGTGCTACCTGGATGGCCATGCGTGAAGCCATGGGATTACATCCGGCTGGAGGTATCCTAGCCGATGAGATGGGCCTAGGAAAGACGATCACTGCTCTGGCAACAATCATTGGCCATCCAGCAGAGCGAGAAGACAGAATGGAGGGTTATGGCAAGGCAACTCTGGTGATTGCTGACAGTCCCCATTCTGCCTCGAGGACGTGGATGGATCAAATCAGTAATCACACCTCGGAAAAGTTTGCCAACAAGTGCCTGGTCTACGCCAAGGATAACAGGACCGCAAAGTGGTGGAGTACAAAGAATGTGGT CAAGAAGGAATACAAAAAGCTAAAGGCCCAATGGGCaggagatgaggatgggTTTCAGCAAGCTCTCTCGAAGAAGCTCGGTCAACTCTTCAAAATCAACTGGTATCGAATCATTCTGGACGAGGCTCATGGTATCAAGAATCAATATTCAAGTG GCTGGAAG TTCATTGGTTGCAAATTTGCAACTACAATGAGAAGATACCGAGCTGAGTACATCAGGAGC CAGCAGGACGCCCAGGAGAGTGAAGATTTACCCGACGACGAGAGTGAGGCCGATTTCGAAGGTGACGAGAACAACGGCTCTAAGTCTCTAGACGCGTACAGAATTCAGAGCCTGAGATGCATGAGGATTCTGCAACTGACGTCTCACCCTCTCAACCTCGAAAAGTTCTATCGAGAGGAAGACCATGAGGCATACATTGACCTGACCCTCAAGAGACTGAAATCAGAAATCACTCAGTCGAGCATTGATGCAGACCAGAAGGCGCTGGAAGTGTCTCTGAAGCCAGCCTATTCTTCTGGGCTTCGACAGTTGGAGCTGGCAATCAAGGACAAGTTTGGGGGTAGCAAGGAGATGGCAGAGCTACTAGCCCTTTCAGCTAACGAAAATACGGTCAAGGATATCACCTGTGCTTTCTGTCGCAAGAGAACCCCTCCTGCGAACCCCGTTCAGAGTTCGAAC AGACTGCATTTCCATTGCAACCAGTGGCATAACCAAAACCGGCCGACCTCGTGTG ACGCGGCTGTGAAAGCTATCAAGGGTTTCAAGGAACCTGGACGCGATAGCATTGGGACAAGATGGACTGGAGGCCCAAAAGACAAGGCCTCGTTCTTTCGCGCCGTTTGTGGCCGCGATGACATCGACTATGGTCCTGTAAAGATGCCTCTGAGTTCCAAAGTCAAAGCCACTTTGGCAGTGATGCTGACTTGGATGAAAGAGGCCCCCGATGACAAGACCATCA TTTATGTGCAGTGGACTAGAACTGCAAAGTCCCTTGGCTGTGTCCTCGAAAGTATGGGAATCAACTTCCTTTACTACAACAGAATGGCGAACAAAAAACAAAAAGCTAGAGCATTGGATGAGTTCGCCAGTAACCCTGAAACCAAGATTCTT GTGTCGTCAATGAAGTGCGGTGGGCAATCCCTGAATCTCCAGATGGCCAACCGCGTCATCATCGTTGACGAATGGTGGAATAAAGCCGTCGAGGAACAAGCGTTCAAAAGAGTCTACAGAACTGGCCAGTTGAAAGAGACCCATCTTGTTCGCATTATGGCGAAAGATACCATTGATGAACGCGTCATCATGCTACAAGATGCAAAGGAAGAGGTCATCAGGGCCGCACTGCAGGATGGGGAGATGCAGCCACACTTCTCCAACTATCTTCAGTACCAAATGCTATTCTCCGGAAAGGACAAGCAGACTCTGATCgccgagatggagaaggagacCCGTGCCAAACAGGCCAAGCAGTGA
- a CDS encoding GMP synthase (glutamine-hydrolysing) — MAPLRLAILEADTPQPQTRDRFGGYTGVFTALLQEAAKPQKLEDLVTIKGYDVVNELHSYPSLDEIDAVLITGSRHTAFDNDPWIIKLVEFTKKAIDTNRIRVVGVCFGHQIVGRAEGAKLGRSNKGWEVAVTEVDLTDKGKEIFGLDKMRIHQMHRDIVDEFPKGSIPLGSNEICEVQGFYSPGRYLTVQGHPEFTNEIISEILFNRHTVGIFTDEVYNEAMKRAPLPHDGVAIAKAFLKFYREG, encoded by the exons ATGGctcctcttcgtctcgcCATCCTCGAAGCTGACACCCCGCAGCCCCAAACTCGCGATCGCTTCGGTGGCTACACGGGTGTCTTCACTGCGCTCCTCCAAGAAGCTGCAAAGCCTCAGAAGCTCGAAGATCTCGTTACTATCAAGGGCTACGATGTCGTGAACGAACTACACTCGTATCCATCCCTCGACGAAATCGATGCGGTTCTTATCACTGGTTCTCGACACACAGCGTTCGATAACGACCCCTGGATCATCAAGCTCGTCGAATTCACAAAAAAAGCCATCGATACGAATCGCATCCGAGTAGTAGGCGTATGTTTCGGCCACCAGATCGTCGGACGAGCTGAGGGCGCCAAGTTGGGACGCAGCAATAAGGGATGGGAGGTTGCAGTCACAGAAGTTGATCTGACagacaagggcaaggagaTTTTCGGATTGGACAAGATG CGCATTCACCAAATGCATCGCGACATTGTAGATGAGTTTCCCAAGGGTTCAATCCCTCTCGGTTCGAATGAGATCTGCGAAGTGCAGGGCTTCTACTCGCCTGGACGATATCTCACAGTTCAAGGACACCCCGAGTTCACCAACGAGATTATTTCCGAGATTCTCTTCAATCGTCATACGGTTGGCATCTTCACGGATGAAGTGTATAATGAAGCTATGAAACGCGCGCCACTTCCTCATGATGGTGTTGCTATTGCTAAGGCTTTCCTCAAGTTCTACCGCGAGGGATAG
- a CDS encoding DNA-directed RNA polymerase, mitochondrial: protein MFVRQTRRSLALHRSTALRSIGLPSRSLPSHITATNLGRRCVVSQPYQPRKRRGSESGPGLNHGRNLATAVDDYNFGHNLGALHNQLASSGLQPFQAPPLSYSDLRALDPTSLLTIPEPAAPRQFGKINNKGVPGEIEEMIPVFDACVRVGKLDRASLVLKRLNLTGLLPGEEMIILHNQYLRASLDQLRTNPDRKQAERLHKWYELQIRNQNVPQTAETIACMLKASLISERGARLERLINRYMSMAPDEAGLRVLSRADILSDQDLGVITEICPTYRVEPGSEEASYVSLANEEEGLELEDDLNEEMTAFASEDYPEVRPTPQRGEGLNALRRNLNLMAELQNVDISKLDPLEQREFQIRLEKDSIDTAIEKWRNSKKKMDKMGINTALSVKAEDKSLSDCMHRWLEAMEARLKQEIIKVEESEDKEIKSEEDLERCIYGPILRMADPTRLAAVTILTLLNISALQGVDKGVVIQRLLNDVSRVAQDDIQTQFKEKAAKERRRLRKVQFLAQEKDAQAAESNEPIAAKESTGANASTEVNESTEADASTETNVPVRQEIITDAYQPTEAKDPVLSSWSVQVRARVGSILLKSLIETAKINVVKEHPISRERISQLQPAFSHMQAPKKGKKVGMLTINPELVERLKREPMGDFLAKHLPMIAEPRPWTRINEGGFLVSKASLIRVKSGDVEQKLYANAAIKRGDMDQVFKGLDVLGKTPWRVNNSVLDVMIEAWNSGDAIANMPELTPDLQIPAEPTNSDPLLRRAWIRNVKQVENERGALHSQRCYMNLQLEIARAFRKQVIYFPHNMDYRGRAYPIPTYLNHMGADHTRALLKFAEGKRLGEQGLRWLKIHLANVYGFDKASFDEREAFATDNLANITESVENPLNGSRWWLKAEDPWQCLATCFELKAAYDLPDPTEFVSNLPVHQDGTCNGLQHYAALGGDTWGAQQVNLMPGSRPADVYSAVANLVKESIEKDANAGSQLGKNCLGKITRKVVKQTVMTNVYGVTFAGAKQQVCKQLDALYPEMFKETGIPNLVTATYIAQHIFNALGTMFRGAHDIQYWLGEIGARVCKALTPAQLDQLQEEKDNKPAAKKTASGKNKELDELTSQFRSTVVWTTPLRMPVVQPYRKSITREIRTCLQSISYPTQGQTEPVDRRKQLQGFPPNFIHSLDASHMLLSALKCDELGLKFAAVHDSFWTHAADVDILSGVLRDAFIRIHEEDVVGRLATEFEARYRGSLYLANIPSSSPAAMKIKEFRKSSKLSHKEEVLLEHKRNTLLRSGNPWDIEAAKKIVTPASIVEEMSASQEEDPEIKKETEDIGGLGHIPESEGNLSSAVEEAVKNMEPADDKIAEMSHKLLERLKHTSFEYRVIQPKKDVKQNWKRITHFWRPLTFPDLPKKGDFDVKRLRESQYFFS from the exons ATGTTCGTCCGACAAACGAGGAGGAGCCTCGCTCTTCACAGGAGCACTGCTCTCCGATCAATTGGACTTCCTTCGAGATCTTTACCATCACACATCACAGCAACGAACCTGGGACGAAGATGTGTTGTTTCTCAGCCATACCAACCCCGCAAGCGCCGAGGCTCAGAGTCTGGCCCTGGCCTCAACCATGGAAGAAATCTCGCGACAGCTGTCGACGATTACAACTTTGGTCACAACCTTGGTGCTTTACACAACCAGCTTGCTAGCTCTGGTCTACAGCCTTTCCAGGCTCCCCCGCTTTCCTACTCCGACCTTCGTGCCCTCGACCCGACGTCTCTGTTGACAATTCCAGAGCCAGCAGCACCTCGACAGTTcggcaagatcaacaacaagggTGTTCCTGGTGAGATCGAAGAGATGATTCCAGTCTTTGATGCTTGTGTTCGCGTAGGCAAGCTTGATCGAGCATCTCTCGTTCTGAAGCGACTGAACTTGACTGGTTTGCTCCCTGGTGAAGAAATGATCATTTTGCACAATCAATATCTCCGCGCATCCCTCGACCAACTTCGAACGAATCCCGACCGAAAGCAAGCCGAACGACTCCACAAGTGGTACGAGCTGCAAATAAGGAACCAGAATGTACCACAAACCGCGGAGACAATCGCATGCATGCTCAAGGCCTCACTGATCTCAGAACGTGGAGCCCGCTTGGAACGACTCATCAACCGTTATATGAGCATGGCTCCCGACGAGGCCGGTCTGCGAGTATTGAGCAGAGCCGATATTCTCAGCGACCAAGACCTTGGTGTTATTACAGAGATCTGCCCTACTTACAGGGTCGAACCCGGATCTGAGGAAGCCAGCTACGTTAGTCTGGCAAACGAAGAGGAGGGACTTGAGCTGGAGGACGACCTCAATGAAGAGATGACGGCGTTCGCGAGTGAAGATTATCCCGAGGTCCGTCCGACACCCCAACGAGGAGAGGGTTTGAACGCTTTACGACGAAATCTAAACCTCATGGCCGAACTCCAAAATGTCGATATCTCAAAGCTGGATCCTCTTGAGCAGCGTGAATTCCAAATACGTCTAGAAAAGGACTCCATCGATACCGCTATTGAGAAATGGCGAAactcaaagaagaagatggacaAGATGGGTATCAACACAGCTCTGAGTGTCAAGGCCGAGGATAAGAGTCTTTCTGACTGCATGCACCGCTGGCTTGAAGCCATGGAGGCTCGATTAAAACAGGAGATCATCAAAGTCGAGGAATCTGAAGATAAGGAAATTAaatctgaagaagatctcgagCGCTGCATCTACGGTCCTATCCTTCGAATGGCAGACCCTACTCGACTGGCTGCAGTGACTATTCTCACTTTGCTCAACATCAGTGCATTGCAGGGCGTTGATAAGGGTGTGGTCATTCAGCGCCTCCTCAACGACGTTTCTCGAGTAGCCCAGGATGACATTCAGACTCAGTTCAAGGAAAAGGCCGCAAAGGAACGTCGCCGGCTCCGCAAGGTCCAGTTCTTAGCACAGGAAAAAGACGCTCAAGCAGCTGAGTCGAATGAGCCGATAGCGGCGAAGGAGTCGACTGGAGCGAATGCTTCTACCGAGGTGAATGAGTCGACGGAGGCTGATGCGTCTACCGAGACGAATGTGCCGGTCCGGCAAGAGATCATCACTGATGCCTATCAGCCGACAGAAGCGAAAGATCCTGTGTTATCATCATGGTCTGTCCAAGTGAGGGCCCGCGTTGGGTCAATTCTCTTGAAATCTCTCATCGAGACCGCCAAGATTAATGTTGTGAAGGAACATCCTATCTCAAGGGAACGAATCAGCCAACTTCAACCTGCCTTTTCTCATATGCAGGCTcccaagaagggaaagaaggTCGGAATGTTAACCATCAACCCAGAGCTTGTCGAACGTTTGAAACGGGAACCCATGGGTGATTTCCTTGCTAAGCACCTCCCCATGATTGCCGAACCTCGACCATGGACACGCATTAATGAAGGAGGCTTCTTAGTTAGCAAAGCCTCCTTGATCCGTGTCAAGTCAGGAGACGTTGAGCAAAAACTTTACGCCAATGCGGCTATCAAGCGTGGTGACATGGACCAAGTCTTCAAGGGCTTAGATGTGCTGGGGAAAACGCCGTGGAGGGTCAACAACTCGGTTCTCGACGTGATGATCGAGGCCTGGAACAGCGGTGATGCCATCGCCAACATGCCAGAGCTCACACCCGACCTTCAAATACCAGCAGAGCCCACAAACTCAGACCCTCTCCTTCGCCGGGCTTGGATTCGAAACGTCAAGCAGGTCGAGAACGAGCGTGGGGCCCTTCATTCACAACGATGCTACATGAACTTGCAATTGGAGATTGCTCGTGCGTTTCGCAAGCAAGTCATTTACTTCCCTCACAACATGGACTATCGCGGCCGTGCCTATCCCATCCCGACATACCTGAACCATATGGGAGCTGATCACACACGTGCTCTCCTGAAATTCGCCGAGGGGAAGAGACTTGGTGAGCAAGGTCTCCGATGGCTCAAGATCCACCTTGCCAATGTATACGGCTTCGACAAGGCCTCATTCGACGAGCGAGAGGCATTCGCCACCGACAACCTTGCCAACATTACCGAGAGTGTCGAGAACCCGCTGAATGGTAGTCGATGGTGGTTGAAGGCTGAAGATCCTTGGCAATGCCTGGCTACTTGTTTCGAGCTGAAGGCTGCCTATGATCTCCCTGATCCTACCGAATTCGTCTCCAATCTTCCAGTGCATCAAGATGGTACCTGCAACGGTCTCCAGCATTACGCAGCACTTGGTGGTGATACCTGGGGTGCTCAACAGGTCAACCTCATGCCTGGCAGCCGACCTGCCGATGTTTACTCGGCTGTCGCAAACCTCGTCAAGGAGTCGATTGAGAAAGATGCCAACGCAGGTAGCCAGCTTGGAAAGAACTGTCTGGGTAAGATCACCAGAAAGGTAGTGAAGCAAACTGTCATGACCAACGTCTATGGTGTCACATTTGCTGGTGCCAAGCAACAAGTTTGCAAGCAGTTAGATGCCCTCTACCCAGAGATGTTCAAAGAGACTGGCATCCCCAATCTTGTGACCGCCACGTATATCGCGCAGCATATCTTCAATGCTCTCGGAACCATGTTTCGAGGTGCTCACGATATTCAATACTGGCTTGGTGAGATTGGCGCGCGTGTCTGCAAAGCCCTAACACCAGCCCAGCTCGATCAGCTGCAGGAGGAGAAAGACAACAAGCCTGCTGCGAAGAAGACTGCCTCGGGCAAGAACAAGGAATTGGATGAGTTGACCTCACAGTTTCGATCTACGGTGGTCTGGACTACGCCCTTGAGAATGCCTGTTGTGCAGCCTTACCGAAAGTCTATCACCAGAGAGATCCGCACCTGTCTCCAGTCTATCAGTTATCCTACACAGGGTCAGACGGAGCCCGTGGATCGCAGAAAGCAGCTTCAGGGATTCCCCCCTAATTTCATCCATTCACTGGATGCCAGCCACATGCTTCTCTCAGCACTCAAGTGCGACGAGCTCGGCTTGAAGTTCGCTGCCGTTCACGATTCCTTCTGGACTCATGCCGCCGATGTGGACATTCTGAGCGGAGTTTTGCGCGACGCTTTCATCCGAATCCACGAGGAGGACGTCGTCGGTCGATTGGCGACCGAGTTCGAGGCTCGATACAGGGGCTCGTTATATCTGGCCAACATCCCTAGTTCAAGCCCTGCCGCCATGAAGATCAAGGAATTCCGCAAGTCGAGCAAGCTCTCCCACAAGGAAGAAGTGTTGCTAGAACACAAGCGCAACACTCTCCTCCGGTCAGGCAACCCCTGGGACATTGAGGCAGCAAAGAAGATTGTCACGCCTGCCTCCATCGTTGAGGAGATGTCAGCCTCGCAGGAGGAGGATCCTGAGATTAAGAAGGAGACTGAGGATATTGGCGGCCTCGGACACATTCCTGAGTCGGAAGGCAACCTCTCATCGGCGGTTGAGGAGGCTGTAAAGAATATGGAACCTGCGGACGACAAGATTGCTGAGATGAGCcacaagcttcttgagcgtcTTAAGCATACCAGTTTCGAGTACCGAGTTATTCAGCCCAAGAAGGATGTCAAGCAAAACTGGAAGAGGATCACGCATTTCTGGCGCCCGCTGACCTTCCCCGATCTTCCCAAAAAG GGTGATTTTGACGTAAAGCGACTGCGAGAAAGTCAGTATTTCTTCTCCTGA
- a CDS encoding methionyl-tRNA synthetase, translating into MASFASQTYTPTEEAEIQQWLTTSERLKSPEDKSTILETLNNHLSSRSTLLGSKPSKADVAIYETLAPVVAKWTPEERTGEKGHPHIVRHVDFVQNSPLFGLDVKDENKVQVDRDNVLYVKPPVDAKAEKEKKKKEAAAAAATGGEASLVDRTKEKVKEVVETAKEKIATDKPKKEKKEKAPKQKAAPAPAAPLSPALIDLRVGHILKAINHPDADSLYVSTIAVGDKPGNEDYVEYEGQICRTVCSGLNGLVPLESMQGRKVVVVCNLKPVKMRGIKSCAMVLAASPKIKEGEVDDHKGPVELVTPPEGAKAGDRVWFEGWEGSPEGVLNPKKKIWETFQPGFTTTDGLEVAFDAGAVEQLGKTGRGRLVTESGGVCTVPSLKDAVVR; encoded by the coding sequence ATGGCATCCTTCGCTTCCCAGACTTATACTCCCACCGAGGAGGCTGAGATCCAGCAATGGCTCACCACCTCTGAGCGTCTCAAGTCCCCCGAGGACAAGTCCACCATCCTCGAGACCCTCAACAACCACCTCTCCAGCCGCTCCACCCTCCTCGGCAGTAAGCCCTCCAAGGCCGACGTCGCCATCTACGAGACCCTCGCGCCCGTCGTCGCCAAGTGGACTCCCGAGGAGCGAACCGGCGAGAAGGGCCATCCCCACATCGTCCGCCACGTCGACTTCGTCCAGAACTCTCCCCTGTTCGGTCtcgatgtcaaggatgagaacaagGTCCAGGTTGATCGTGATAACGTTCTCTACGTGAAGCCTCCCGTTGAcgccaaggctgagaaggagaagaagaagaaggaagctgctgccgccgccgccacTGGTGGTGAGGCTTCGCTTGTTGATCGTaccaaggagaaggtcaaggaggttgttgagactgccaaggagaagattgcTACCGATAAGCctaagaaggagaagaaggagaaggctcCCAAGCAAAAGGCTGCCCCCGCCCCTGCTGCCCCTCTCTCCCCTGCTCTCATTGACCTCCGAGTTGGTCACATTCTGAAGGCCATCAACCACCCAGATGCCGACTCCCTCTACGTCTCCACCATCGCTGTCGGTGACAAGCCCGGCAACGAGGACTACGTTGAGTACGAGGGTCAAATCTGCCGCACCGTCTGCTCCGGTCTCAACGGCCTCGTCCCTCTCGAGTCCATGCAGGGCCGCAAAGTCGTCGTCGTCTGCAACCTCAAGCCCGTCAAGATGCGCGGCATTAAGTCCTGCGCCATGGTCCTCGCCGCGTCccccaagatcaaggagggTGAGGTCGATGACCACAAGGGCCCCGTTGAGCTCGTCACTCCTCCCGAGGGTGCCAAGGCCGGCGACCGTGTTTGGTTCGAGGGTTGGGAGGGTAGCCCCGAGGGTGTCCTTaaccccaagaagaagatctgggAGACTTTCCAGCCTGGTTTCACCACCACTGATGGACTTGAGGTTGCTTTTGATGCGGGTGCTGTTGAGCAGCTTGGAAAGACTGGTCGTGGACGTCTTGTTACTGAGAGTGGTGGTGTCTGCACTGTCCCTAGCCTCAAGGATGCTGTTGTGCGATAA